The genomic region AGTAACCATAAGTTTTGTTTATCCGTAGTTATTGTTTTACCAGTTTCTCGAATTGGAAAAAACAGACTATGGACAATATCTTCATTTTCAAACTTATTTTCTTCATTTAGTTCAATAAGTTTGTCAAGCAAATCAATAACAGCCCTTCTATGAACAATATATCTGGCTAAATCTGATTGTCCTATTTCATTAAAGTTCGTTAGAAATTCAGAATAACGCTCTTTATAGTTGTCGAGCTGTGTTATATCTTTTTCTTTGTCGATTAATTCAAGTCCTTTCGATTTTACATCTAATCTCCACTCACTTTCTATTTCATATAATTTTATGTCAAGCTCTTGTTTAGATAGGCCTGCAGGTAGTTTTTCAATTTGTTCTTTTTTGTGTTGAAGAATAGTGTTATAATTTGGATATTCTTGTTCTATAATTGGAACATAAAACTCCATTTTCTCCTTTCTAACTTTGGTCAAAAAATCTTTTAAAAGTTCTTCAACGCATTTTATGGTTTCTTTTCTAATCTTTGAAAGTGTAATTTCTTCTAAATCTATTTCATCTTCATATTCTTCAATGGTAAAGTTGAAACTTGTTCTCGATTCATTTACGTTTTTATTCAAATAATCACCAACAACAAATACTTGGAAATAAAACTCAGTTTCTCCATCAACTACTTTGCTATTAAAATCATTTATTGATTTAGAGAGTCCTTCACTTTTTACTGTTCTTTCGTGAGCACAATAATGTATTTTATGACTTTGTGCTTTAAAAGATTTTGAGATAAATACGCTAAATGATTGCTTTGAGATTGTAAAATGACTTTGAAGTATTTCTTTCTCAAATTCTCTCTCAAATAAGTTATTTAGATTAATTTCAATATCATCTTGATTCTTAATAATTATTTCTGGTTGAATTCCTTGAATGAAATATAATTGAAAATGATTAACAATTTGTCTGCCAATTTCCATTAATGATTTAGGTATGAAATTTTGGTATTTTGCTTCACATAGCGATAGTGTTAGGCTCGTGCCTGTACTTTTTTGGTTTGTTTGTAAATTATCTTCGTAATCGTGAAAGCCTTCTTTTGATTTTCTATATTCAAACTTTCTTAATTTCAGGCTAGAACCATTTTGGTAGATACTTTTTACAATAAGTTTGTTAAATGCTTTTAGGCAAATTAATCTGCCAACCCCTTTTCCTCCAATAGCAAGTTTTTTCTCGGAATCAAATTCAGCAAACGAAATTAGGTTTTCCTTGTTTAGACCAATTCCATTGTCTGTTACTGTAAATGAATTAATAGGGTATTGTTCAATATCTGAAATCTGTTTTAAAACTTCTTCATCACCATTTCGTATTGCTTTGACTTCGATTTTGCCTATAAAGGTATTTTCGATTTCCTTTCTCTCTTGAATGGCGTGAATAGAATTACTTATAACTTCAAAAAGAGGATATAGGGCCTTTGTTCTCGGTAGGTTCAATTTCTGAACACGATATCTTAAATTGGTAGAACTTTTTGGTAACATTCTATTTTGTTGATTTTGTGTTTGTATTGGCTACAAAGGTTTAGATATGTGTAGTGTCCCGGAGGGCATTGCGTATCGGTGTTGTTGGCTGTAGTTTTTTATTAATAATCAAGACGCCAAATTTGCTTAGCAACCTTGGCTAATTTGGATTGCCTTTTTTTCAAGTTGTTTGGATTCCATACGTCAAATTCAAATTCATTGGCTAATTTATATTTAGAATTCAAGTATAGTGGCTTCTTATTTGTAATTGTTTTGTTCTCACAATCCTTATTTAGTTTCTTTTCTAAAACTGCATAGTTACCTAGTCGATAGATAAATTGAATTTGTGTGTCTTTTACAAAACTTGAAGTCCAATCTTCATTTGGGTTTTCTGGTAAGATATGTTCAATAGTTCCATTATCTTCATCAAAATTCATTGTCCCGTTATCTGATAATTTGTTTTCAATTGAGTACATAATGTAACGGACTAGGCGATTTTTTGATGTAGTTTTAATAGCTTTTAATGTGAACTGATTTGTGAATATTTCATCATTAACATACAAGCTGCTAACATCTTTAAAAACATGTGTTGGATTGGAGCTAATTTCTTTGATTATATTGTTTGCCGCTCGCGAATATACTTGCTCTAAAACATTAGTCTTTAATCCTGAAATGACAGAATAACGAAATGAAATTATGGAACATATTTTAACCACCTTAGCAAAATTACTGGTGTCAAATTTTTCATAAGCTGCAAGTAGTAAAGGAAATGGCTGTTTAATGCCATATAGTTGAAGTTCTGAAAGATGTTTGATAATCTCTTGTTGTCCTTTCCATAAATCATCCTTAGGATCTGATAACGCATTAAAAACTTCTGCATGCAATTCTAGGTTAGAGATTATACTCATTACTTCCGTTTGATTTGTTACTTCCTTTTTAATTGCCTTAAAAAGTTCTTTTTCAGTAATTAATCTATTTCGAGAAATCCAATAATACCTTAAAAAGTTAGCAAAGTCTTTGTACTTGATAAACTTAAGGATACTGTCCCATTTATTCTTTAAATGATCATGATCAGATTCACTAACTCTAGAGAATAAGTAATTTTTAAATAAATCAGTTACAGTTAGAGGTATTCCTCTATCATTTAATGTTTCAAATACCAAATAAGCGTTAAGCTCATCCACAACTGTAATTTGAATAAACTGTAAATTATCGCCAACAAATTCAATGAAATCAATTAAATCATCAACAGATGATTCAACATCATATGTGTCTTTAAGTTTTTTATAGAAATAGTCGTAGGCATAAACAAGTGATTTGTTGGAAATTGGTTCCCGAGTAATATTTGGAACTTTATGAAACTGAATTAAATAACTTGAATAAATGGGATTATTTAACTTATTAAGTTTAAGTTTTGGTGAAAACATTAAAGACTTTGCTGATTTGAATCCAACAAATTTTCGCATGAGAATGTCTTTTCTCTCTTCATTGTTATCCTTGTCAATGTCTGCCTCAATTAGATCATTTAGTACTCTAATACAGCTTAAAGCAAGTAAACTTAATGTGGTAATACGTTGTTGTCCGTCTATTATTTCTAGTTCTTTTTTACCTTTTTTAATAAGAACAATTGAGCCCATATAATGTCTCGAGCTGGCCTCAATAGAATTTTGAATATCAAGCCATAAGTCATCCCAATTGTCTTCTTTCCAAGAATAATCTCTTTGAAACAAGGGGACTTGATAAATATTGTCACCTGATATTATATCTGCAAATGATATGGTATTTGCATTTAGTAAATTTTCAGTTCTTTCCATATTATCTATTAATTACAGCCAACGGTTGTACATATACATATCTCACATATATACCTTTCAAATATAGAATAAAATTTAATACGGTTTTATTATTTAGAATTTTGTGATTTAAAAAAAGATCCTTTTAAAACAAAAAAGCCAATCACATTGGATTGGTTTACAGGTAGATTGCATTAGTCTTTTATTCTGGAATGTTTATGCCATATTTGTCTTCAAACTATTTAAATAGTCTTCTTAAAGAGTATTTTTCAGGTCGGCATATGTTGTAAATGGTAGAAATTGGAACATCATATCCTCAAGATTATAATATTGGGATTTAAATACTTCTCCAAGCTAAATAGCTCTCCCAAAAAAAAATTATGAGGTAGATAAAAAAATGGTGAATTTGGAGAACTGGACTAGTACTTTTCATAGTATATCTTGTTAATAAATGTTTTTTTTAATCCCACCAATATTCATATTTCCAACTTTTTACCCCGTTATGGTGTGAGCAAGTTCCACTACCAGTTGAATAAGATGAAGTTCCATCTCTACATTTAGCTCCAATTTTTTTTCTCGAGCCACAAGTAAAAACGATAAAAAATATTAATGCTATACTTGCATATTTGAGAAACTTAAAAGTAAAATCGATTTCCTTACTTTCTGTAATTTTATTTAACTCTTTTTGTTCCTCAAATATTGGTTTTCTTTTTATCTCTTCTTTGAGTCTTGCTACTTTCTGTCTTTTATATTGAAGTCGATCATATTTTTCTATTAAAGAAACTCTTTCTTTTTCAGATATATTTTGCCATTCTAAACTATTATTAGCTTTAGAAATGACGTTAAAATATTGGCTAGATTTATATGTAATATTACTGTTTGGATTTTTATGAGAAAAATTATTCCAAATTACTTTCTTTTGATTTGAGTATAATGAATTCAGGCTATTTTTTCTTTCAATTGAAAATTTATTCCAATCTCTTTTGGAAATATTTAATCCCACTCTAGTTTCTCTATACTCATTTTCTTTTGAGCGTTGTTTTAATTTCGTTTCATATGCTTTTTCTTGCTCAGGGGTTATAATACTTAAAAGTATTAACTGAAAAATTGGTAAAATAATTTTAAAGCCTAAAAATATAAATACAAAAAATGCAATAAAATACAATTCTCCGAAAACTATTATTAAAACTAATGCTTTGATAGTCAGAACCACGCAAATTGCATTTTCATTTTTTTCTATGTATTTATCCAGTCCTACCATTTTTTTGATTTAAATCTAATAAGCTTTTGAAAATATTCAAGAAAATATTTATGAGGTTTGAATAATTATTTTTGCGGGAGGTATTTTATAAACATTTGTTAGCGGCCTAGCTTAGAAGTTGTGCGGGATTTCATGGCACTTCACTGTCCTGCTACTGTAAAGTTTATTTATTGTAATCAATTTCCATGTACGCACTTTAGCCCGAATTATGTATAGGAGCCATTGTTATGCTTCGTTTTTCTAGTATGTAATATGAAGTAATCTTTTTTCATTATCAGTTGCTAATTCGTCAAAGTTTAAGTTCGACTCTAATTCCGTTTCAAGATTATCTTCAAGAAATTTATAACTGTAAAAGTTTCTTAAGATAAAAGAAACAAATCTTTTTGGTGAAATTGGTTTTGTGATTGGAATACGACAATCTTTATAATTGCCAAAAGTGCAATGTACTCTTGGGTGTATTATATCTGTATGAACATCTGAAAAATCAAATCTAATAGGAAATATTATAGTCTTTTTATCCAGAATATCCGTAAATAACTCGTTTCCAAAATATAATTCTTCAAATTCTTCAGGATTATCTTGAAACTTCTCAAAAGTTGGGTTTGGATAAAAACTTAGTATATGACCAACTATATTGTTTCTATGAAATTGGTATTTCATTTGCAATAAAGCTCCATCAAGAAGCATTATGTTGTAATCTTTTTCATTCACACAAGTATTGTAAATCTTTTCATAGGCTTCGTTCTTTAATGAAAAAGATATGTTTTTATAGTTCTCCCAAACTAATTCATTATTTACATATTTTGGAAAGTTTTGATTTATAGAAATACTTTTATTTACCAATAAATTGGTCAAGTTCTTTATTTCTTTATGAATGGCTACCCTATCAGTCATTAAGTAATTTCTTTATTAGTTCTTGAACCTCATCTGGATAATCTTCTACATAAACCTCTTTTCTCTTTATTTTCTTTAGTATTTCCTGTATTCCAAATAATGATTCCAATTCATTTTTTATTTCATCCTCCTCTGTTTTGGTAATGTCTCGATGAATTATATTCATTTTTTCAATTTCCTCTTTTGTTGGATAAATAAAGTCAAGTTCGAAGTTCTTAGCTTTTACTTTATTGTACTCTTCAATTAGTTTGTCCATTTTATTTCCAACACCAACGACCCTAACCCAAGCTTTACTTCTTGTGATTGCAGTAAATAATATATTTCTTTTTTTTATTAAGTCTCGATTATTGAAGAGGTTACCAGAATAACAGTCCTGAGAGTTAATTATATAAACCATTGGGACTTCGTTACCCTTTGCTCTATTAATTCCTGTAAATGTTATCGAATCTTCTTCAAAAAATCTGTTGGCATTAACTGCGCCGGATATATGGCTGTTAATTTCCTTTTTCATAAGCTTTGACCTTATCAAGGAAACTTCATCTTTAGTGGTTAAAGCCATAGGATTAATGACTATAATATCATTGTGTAATAATTCTTCTTCATTCAAATTCTTTTCTATTTCATTTGCAATATATTCAGCTTGTTTGTCTTTGTCTTCAAAAGATTTAAAAACAAGTAAATCATTGATATTTGAATGAGTTTCTAAATATCTTGGACTAGATTCTTCGCTTCTGCTTAAAATCACATTTGAATGAGGTTTGAACTCACCTTTCTTGATTGAATATCCTACATCTTTCCATAATTGCGGCTGGTCAAAGAACTGTACTAAATTCGGATTTGAATTATTTGATTCTCGATAAATACCAAATCCAAGGGAATGTGCTGTGACAAGAAGAGGTCTTGAATTTCTATAACAAACTTTTAGAATCCTATCATCAAAAGTTTTAGTTTTCGGTATCAAAAATTCTTGAGGATTGGGAAGTGATTCACCCTCATTAAGTTTTTGTAATTCATCATAAGCATAAATCAATCTTTTGGATGGTGATTTTAGAAGACGATAACAGATATTTAAAAATTCTTCTGATAAATCTTGAGCCTCATCTACCAATATTGCATCATATTTCTCCTTGCTTTTTTTTGATTCTTTAATCGCTTTACCACAAGCATATTTAAATGGATTATTTGGATTAGATTTTTTAGCTCGTCTAAAATCC from Galbibacter sp. BG1 harbors:
- a CDS encoding ATP-binding protein; this translates as MLPKSSTNLRYRVQKLNLPRTKALYPLFEVISNSIHAIQERKEIENTFIGKIEVKAIRNGDEEVLKQISDIEQYPINSFTVTDNGIGLNKENLISFAEFDSEKKLAIGGKGVGRLICLKAFNKLIVKSIYQNGSSLKLRKFEYRKSKEGFHDYEDNLQTNQKSTGTSLTLSLCEAKYQNFIPKSLMEIGRQIVNHFQLYFIQGIQPEIIIKNQDDIEINLNNLFEREFEKEILQSHFTISKQSFSVFISKSFKAQSHKIHYCAHERTVKSEGLSKSINDFNSKVVDGETEFYFQVFVVGDYLNKNVNESRTSFNFTIEEYEDEIDLEEITLSKIRKETIKCVEELLKDFLTKVRKEKMEFYVPIIEQEYPNYNTILQHKKEQIEKLPAGLSKQELDIKLYEIESEWRLDVKSKGLELIDKEKDITQLDNYKERYSEFLTNFNEIGQSDLARYIVHRRAVIDLLDKLIELNEENKFENEDIVHSLFFPIRETGKTITTDKQNLWLLDERLTYNKLLASDKLFKQVEELNSDSSKRMDLVVKKEDVFENATLYSEDEYPFESFTIVEFKKPERDNYKQGSYKDDPIKQVRTYVEEIVNGNEKVRGKRIEASKKTPFYCYIVADITPTLQSILDYESFDQTQDGLGYFRFYETNTSRAYIEVLPFKKIIKDAKQRNKILFDQLKLI
- a CDS encoding DUF262 domain-containing protein translates to MERTENLLNANTISFADIISGDNIYQVPLFQRDYSWKEDNWDDLWLDIQNSIEASSRHYMGSIVLIKKGKKELEIIDGQQRITTLSLLALSCIRVLNDLIEADIDKDNNEERKDILMRKFVGFKSAKSLMFSPKLKLNKLNNPIYSSYLIQFHKVPNITREPISNKSLVYAYDYFYKKLKDTYDVESSVDDLIDFIEFVGDNLQFIQITVVDELNAYLVFETLNDRGIPLTVTDLFKNYLFSRVSESDHDHLKNKWDSILKFIKYKDFANFLRYYWISRNRLITEKELFKAIKKEVTNQTEVMSIISNLELHAEVFNALSDPKDDLWKGQQEIIKHLSELQLYGIKQPFPLLLAAYEKFDTSNFAKVVKICSIISFRYSVISGLKTNVLEQVYSRAANNIIKEISSNPTHVFKDVSSLYVNDEIFTNQFTLKAIKTTSKNRLVRYIMYSIENKLSDNGTMNFDEDNGTIEHILPENPNEDWTSSFVKDTQIQFIYRLGNYAVLEKKLNKDCENKTITNKKPLYLNSKYKLANEFEFDVWNPNNLKKRQSKLAKVAKQIWRLDY
- a CDS encoding DUF2290 domain-containing protein, with protein sequence MTDRVAIHKEIKNLTNLLVNKSISINQNFPKYVNNELVWENYKNISFSLKNEAYEKIYNTCVNEKDYNIMLLDGALLQMKYQFHRNNIVGHILSFYPNPTFEKFQDNPEEFEELYFGNELFTDILDKKTIIFPIRFDFSDVHTDIIHPRVHCTFGNYKDCRIPITKPISPKRFVSFILRNFYSYKFLEDNLETELESNLNFDELATDNEKRLLHITY
- a CDS encoding DEAD/DEAH box helicase, producing the protein MIEINKGITKKHVTSKILVDFFEQSDFDGYLYIGYPILFTGDDSVTVDALWISEKYGIIIFDLIEKIEELDNFTSRQDIIFSKIESQLIAYPELKKGRREFLVNIEVISYAGELCETNLEEFLVSSTDDLNEFIQKRNVWKNNQLFTKVLSILQSVVSLKKVSTREIKKENSRGAKVRDLETTIATLDRNQEKAVIEYFEGIQRIRGLAGSGKTIVLALKAAYFHTQNPDWDIAITFNTRSLKNQFRDLITRFCVEKKRETPNWKKIKIVNAWGSSKDKEDEKGIYYDYCITNQTEYLDFRRAKKSNPNNPFKYACGKAIKESKKSKEKYDAILVDEAQDLSEEFLNICYRLLKSPSKRLIYAYDELQKLNEGESLPNPQEFLIPKTKTFDDRILKVCYRNSRPLLVTAHSLGFGIYRESNNSNPNLVQFFDQPQLWKDVGYSIKKGEFKPHSNVILSRSEESSPRYLETHSNINDLLVFKSFEDKDKQAEYIANEIEKNLNEEELLHNDIIVINPMALTTKDEVSLIRSKLMKKEINSHISGAVNANRFFEEDSITFTGINRAKGNEVPMVYIINSQDCYSGNLFNNRDLIKKRNILFTAITRSKAWVRVVGVGNKMDKLIEEYNKVKAKNFELDFIYPTKEEIEKMNIIHRDITKTEEDEIKNELESLFGIQEILKKIKRKEVYVEDYPDEVQELIKKLLND